One stretch of Clavibacter michiganensis DNA includes these proteins:
- a CDS encoding RNA polymerase sigma factor encodes MQPFDRVVTEHGAVVLRVCRAVLGGHADAEDAWSETFLSALLAYPGLGPRADVRAWLVTIAHRKALDAIRARGRRAIPVDEVPERVSDLGVPDSRDPDLWRAVAALPERQRLAVAYRYLGGLPHAEVAAIVGGTPEAVRRAAADGVASLRRTMGADPPGTGRAPAPTTTPGGRP; translated from the coding sequence ATGCAGCCGTTCGACAGGGTCGTGACCGAGCACGGCGCCGTGGTGCTCCGCGTGTGCCGGGCGGTGCTCGGCGGGCACGCGGACGCCGAGGACGCGTGGTCGGAGACGTTCCTGTCGGCGCTCCTCGCGTACCCGGGGCTCGGGCCGCGCGCCGACGTGCGCGCCTGGCTCGTCACCATCGCGCACCGCAAGGCCCTCGACGCGATCCGCGCCCGCGGCCGCCGAGCGATCCCCGTCGACGAGGTGCCCGAGCGCGTCTCGGACCTCGGCGTGCCCGACTCCCGCGACCCCGATCTGTGGCGCGCCGTCGCCGCCCTGCCCGAGCGGCAGCGGCTCGCCGTCGCGTACCGGTACCTCGGCGGCCTGCCGCACGCGGAGGTGGCGGCGATCGTCGGCGGGACGCCCGAGGCCGTGCGGCGCGCGGCCGCGGACGGGGTGGCGAGCCTCCGGCGGACGATGGGGGCGGATCCGCCGGGCACCGGTCGCGCTCCCGCACCCACCACGACCCCCGGAGGACGACCGTGA
- a CDS encoding methylated-DNA--[protein]-cysteine S-methyltransferase has translation MTDPDDTIPFLDAAALEAADPTAPALDALRLRLADRAEADGALDVGFTTIDSPVGPLLLAATERGLIRVAYSREDHDTVLGDLARRLGPRILRAPKRLDAAARELDEYFAGRRRSFDLPLDRRLSTGFRDRVQRLLPEIPYGSTRTYREVAETAGSPAATRAVGTACSTNPLPVVIPCHRVLRSDGTLGGYIGGLAAKTTLLELEGRI, from the coding sequence GTGACCGATCCCGACGACACCATCCCCTTCCTCGACGCCGCCGCGCTCGAGGCAGCAGACCCGACCGCCCCCGCCCTCGACGCCCTCCGCCTCCGCCTCGCCGACCGGGCCGAGGCCGACGGCGCCCTCGACGTCGGCTTCACCACGATCGACTCCCCCGTCGGCCCGCTGCTGCTCGCCGCCACCGAGCGCGGCCTGATCCGCGTCGCGTACTCCCGCGAGGACCACGACACCGTGCTCGGCGACCTCGCGCGCCGGCTCGGCCCGCGGATCCTGCGCGCCCCGAAGCGCCTGGATGCGGCCGCCCGCGAGCTCGACGAGTACTTCGCCGGCCGCCGCCGCTCCTTCGACCTGCCGCTCGACCGCCGCCTGTCGACCGGCTTCCGCGACCGGGTGCAGCGGCTGCTGCCGGAGATCCCGTACGGGTCCACGCGCACCTACCGCGAGGTCGCCGAGACCGCGGGCAGCCCGGCCGCCACGCGCGCGGTCGGCACGGCGTGCTCGACGAACCCGCTGCCCGTCGTGATCCCCTGCCACCGCGTCCTCCGCTCCGACGGCACGCTCGGCGGCTACATCGGCGGGCTCGCGGCGAAGACGACGCTGCTGGAGCTGGAGGGGCGGATCTGA
- a CDS encoding sortase — protein sequence MSRPTPAAGRGRSFRRAAAGACLSASLVILPLAMAPAAHAETVPVETAPVAVEAPAADATPTPAPTETADETAPVADAPVETTPTPAVPTTPGTPSTGLPTLEPTVPVVELPFTWTTPDRGVALPINEAVPFAGTGTAGSIVTASYFNAVGVKAIAGIGIVGEDGTYAFPASFTELLQDSKTASVTLTQVGLDLTVKGEIRGLVRFAEAPVGPFVRAEASFSTISPISVAQATSLLGGLKVNATGYLRYEAVEVTVTAPDGRVIQLSDANGGVGVGTRSLKDLVRADVDGTFAQPIILFGDIQPGTYRVSVAGLESGLTQGGTVELTAEDAGGPVIPGVPTPTPTTPSIDPAGTAPQPITKPAAHHGDTLPVTGTDGAAALGLGGLGALLALAGAGTLVARRRLRSAE from the coding sequence ATGTCCCGTCCCACCCCCGCCGCCGGTCGCGGCAGGTCGTTCCGCCGCGCGGCCGCCGGCGCCTGCCTCTCGGCCTCGCTCGTGATCCTGCCCCTGGCCATGGCGCCCGCCGCCCACGCCGAGACCGTCCCCGTCGAGACCGCGCCCGTCGCTGTCGAGGCCCCTGCCGCCGACGCGACGCCGACGCCCGCGCCCACCGAGACCGCCGACGAGACGGCCCCCGTCGCCGACGCCCCCGTCGAGACCACGCCGACCCCGGCCGTCCCGACGACCCCCGGCACCCCGTCGACCGGCCTCCCGACGCTCGAGCCGACCGTCCCCGTCGTGGAGCTGCCCTTCACCTGGACCACGCCCGATCGCGGCGTCGCCCTCCCGATCAACGAGGCCGTGCCGTTCGCCGGCACCGGCACCGCGGGCAGCATCGTCACGGCCAGCTACTTCAACGCGGTGGGGGTCAAGGCCATCGCCGGCATCGGCATCGTCGGCGAGGACGGCACGTACGCGTTCCCCGCGAGCTTCACCGAGCTGCTGCAGGACTCCAAGACCGCGAGCGTCACGCTGACGCAGGTCGGCCTCGACCTCACGGTCAAGGGCGAGATCCGCGGCCTGGTGCGCTTCGCCGAGGCGCCCGTCGGCCCGTTCGTGCGCGCCGAGGCGTCGTTCTCGACCATCTCGCCGATCTCCGTCGCCCAGGCGACCAGCCTCCTCGGCGGCCTCAAGGTCAACGCCACCGGCTACCTCCGCTACGAGGCCGTCGAGGTGACGGTCACCGCGCCCGACGGCCGCGTGATCCAGCTCAGCGACGCCAACGGCGGCGTGGGCGTCGGCACCCGCTCGCTCAAGGACCTCGTGCGCGCCGACGTCGACGGCACCTTCGCGCAGCCGATCATCCTGTTCGGCGACATCCAGCCGGGCACCTACCGGGTGTCCGTCGCGGGCCTCGAGTCGGGTCTCACGCAGGGCGGCACCGTCGAGCTGACGGCCGAGGACGCGGGCGGCCCGGTCATCCCGGGCGTCCCCACCCCGACCCCGACCACGCCGTCGATCGACCCCGCGGGCACCGCCCCGCAGCCGATCACGAAGCCGGCCGCGCACCACGGCGACACCCTGCCCGTCACGGGAACCGACGGCGCGGCGGCCCTCGGCCTCGGCGGCCTCGGCGCGCTGCTGGCGCTGGCCGGCGCGGGCACGCTCGTCGCCCGTCGTCGCCTGCGCTCCGCGGAGTAG
- a CDS encoding PepSY-associated TM helix domain-containing protein, with protein sequence MTAVHDRADAAGPADAPEAGPPVATPAITRPQRGWFIPLLLRLHFLAGILVGPFILTAALSGAAYALAPTAEQVVYDHELHAPATGSTVPLAAQVEAAEAVVGGSGTLVAVRPAPAPGDTTRVMFTGDGLIPSQTRAIFVDPADASIRGDLPVYGTSGALPLRTAISHFHRTLGLGDPGRLYSELAASWLGVVTLAGLGLWVARWRRSPRRRDLVRPDGTATGYRRILSWHASTGVWLVAGALFLSATGITWSQFGGQNVTDLRAALSWQTPTLTTAQPGTGAGAASAADPHAGHHASAAPATTPAVDPATFDEVLRVAQGVNVDTGLVEIKPPADAGQAWTVSEIQRSFPTEVDQVAVDGSTLQVVGRTDFVDYPFPAKLARWGIDTHQGSMFGLPNQLLLAVTALGIAAMVVFGYLMWWKRRPGVARPGRPAPAGALVRAPWWGIAAVVAVGVGVGLFLPLVGIPLVGFVLLDALLTAARVHRAGTEA encoded by the coding sequence ATGACCGCCGTGCACGACCGCGCGGACGCCGCCGGTCCCGCCGACGCGCCCGAGGCCGGACCGCCCGTCGCGACCCCCGCGATCACCCGCCCGCAGCGCGGCTGGTTCATCCCGCTGCTGCTGCGCCTGCACTTCCTCGCGGGGATCCTCGTGGGCCCGTTCATCCTCACCGCCGCCCTGAGCGGCGCCGCGTACGCGCTCGCGCCGACCGCCGAGCAGGTCGTGTACGACCACGAGCTGCACGCGCCCGCGACGGGATCCACCGTGCCGCTCGCCGCGCAGGTCGAGGCCGCGGAGGCCGTGGTCGGCGGATCCGGCACGCTCGTCGCCGTCCGCCCGGCCCCCGCGCCCGGCGACACGACGCGCGTCATGTTCACGGGCGACGGCCTCATCCCGAGCCAGACCCGCGCGATCTTCGTCGACCCGGCCGACGCGTCCATCCGCGGCGACCTGCCCGTCTACGGCACGAGCGGCGCGCTGCCGCTGCGCACCGCGATCAGCCACTTCCACCGCACGCTCGGCCTCGGCGACCCCGGCCGGCTCTACAGCGAGCTCGCCGCGAGCTGGCTCGGCGTCGTGACCCTCGCGGGCCTCGGCCTGTGGGTCGCGCGCTGGCGCCGGTCGCCGCGCCGCCGCGATCTCGTGCGGCCGGACGGGACGGCCACCGGCTACCGGCGGATCCTCTCCTGGCACGCCTCGACGGGCGTGTGGCTCGTCGCGGGCGCGCTGTTCCTGTCGGCCACGGGCATCACGTGGTCGCAGTTCGGCGGGCAGAACGTGACCGACCTGCGCGCCGCGCTCAGCTGGCAGACGCCGACGCTCACGACCGCGCAGCCGGGCACGGGCGCGGGGGCGGCCTCCGCCGCGGATCCGCACGCCGGCCACCACGCGTCCGCCGCGCCCGCGACGACGCCCGCCGTGGATCCCGCGACGTTCGACGAGGTCCTCCGGGTCGCGCAGGGCGTCAACGTGGACACGGGCCTGGTCGAGATCAAGCCGCCCGCGGATGCCGGCCAGGCGTGGACGGTGAGCGAGATCCAGCGCAGCTTCCCGACCGAGGTCGACCAGGTGGCCGTCGACGGCAGCACGCTGCAGGTCGTGGGCCGCACCGACTTCGTCGACTACCCGTTCCCCGCGAAGCTCGCGCGCTGGGGGATCGACACGCACCAGGGATCCATGTTCGGGCTCCCGAACCAGCTGCTCCTCGCGGTGACCGCGCTCGGCATCGCCGCGATGGTCGTGTTCGGCTACCTCATGTGGTGGAAGCGCCGGCCGGGCGTCGCGCGCCCCGGCCGTCCGGCTCCGGCGGGCGCGCTCGTGCGGGCGCCGTGGTGGGGGATCGCGGCGGTCGTCGCGGTCGGCGTCGGCGTGGGGCTGTTCCTGCCGCTCGTCGGGATCCCGCTGGTCGGCTTCGTGCTGCTCGACGCGCTGCTCACCGCCGCGCGCGTGCACCGGGCGGGTACCGAGGCCTGA
- a CDS encoding Gfo/Idh/MocA family protein, whose translation MSDTQPAATPTETGGALGVAMIGHGFMGAAHSQAWRVAPAFFDLPLAPRMVSVVGRDQERTQESADRWGWDRAETDWRAAIERDDIDVVDICSPGSTHVEIAVAALEAGKHVLCEKPLANTVEEAEIMAAAAEKAAAKGIRAMVGFSYRRVPAITFARDLVAQGAIGELRQVRALYLQDWLTDAEGPMTWRLDKEAAGSGALGDIGAHIVDAVQFITGERLDAVSGLLRTFVEERPLLAETRGLGGVASSERGKVTVDDAAYFTGKLAGGALASFEATRMATGRKNALRLEFSGSDGAISFDLERLNEIELYDATAPADRLGFRRILVTEPEHPYTAAWWPTGHGLGYEHAFTHQVRDLVHDIAAGREPQPSFADGLRVQRVLDAVERSSADGSAWVQVDATRG comes from the coding sequence ATGTCCGACACGCAGCCCGCAGCGACGCCCACGGAGACCGGAGGCGCCCTCGGCGTCGCGATGATCGGGCACGGGTTCATGGGCGCCGCCCACTCGCAGGCCTGGCGCGTCGCGCCCGCGTTCTTCGACCTGCCGCTCGCGCCGCGCATGGTCTCCGTCGTCGGGCGCGACCAGGAGCGCACGCAGGAGTCCGCGGACCGCTGGGGCTGGGATCGTGCGGAGACCGACTGGCGCGCGGCCATCGAGCGCGACGACATCGACGTCGTCGACATCTGCTCGCCCGGCAGCACCCACGTGGAGATCGCGGTCGCCGCGCTCGAGGCCGGCAAGCACGTGCTGTGCGAGAAGCCGCTCGCGAACACGGTGGAGGAGGCCGAGATCATGGCCGCCGCCGCCGAGAAGGCCGCCGCGAAGGGGATCCGCGCGATGGTCGGCTTCAGCTACCGCCGCGTGCCCGCCATCACGTTCGCGCGCGACCTCGTCGCCCAGGGCGCGATCGGCGAGCTCCGCCAGGTGCGCGCGCTGTACCTGCAGGACTGGCTGACCGATGCCGAGGGCCCCATGACCTGGCGCCTCGACAAGGAGGCGGCGGGATCCGGCGCGCTCGGCGACATCGGCGCGCACATCGTCGACGCGGTGCAGTTCATCACGGGCGAGCGGCTCGACGCGGTCAGCGGCCTGCTGCGCACGTTCGTCGAGGAGCGCCCGCTGCTCGCCGAGACGCGCGGCCTCGGCGGCGTCGCGTCGAGCGAGCGCGGGAAGGTCACGGTCGACGACGCCGCCTACTTCACGGGGAAGCTCGCCGGCGGCGCGCTCGCCAGCTTCGAGGCGACCCGCATGGCCACCGGCCGCAAGAACGCGCTGCGGCTGGAGTTCAGCGGATCCGACGGCGCCATCTCCTTCGACCTCGAGCGCCTCAACGAGATCGAGCTGTACGACGCGACCGCGCCCGCCGACCGGCTGGGCTTCCGCCGGATCCTCGTCACCGAGCCCGAGCACCCCTATACGGCGGCGTGGTGGCCCACGGGCCACGGCCTCGGCTACGAGCACGCGTTCACCCACCAGGTGCGCGACCTCGTGCACGACATCGCCGCGGGCCGCGAGCCGCAGCCCTCGTTCGCCGACGGACTCCGCGTGCAACGCGTGCTCGACGCCGTGGAGCGCAGCTCGGCCGACGGCAGCGCGTGGGTGCAGGTGGACGCCACCCGAGGCTGA
- a CDS encoding oxidoreductase has product MTTWLITGCSTGLGRAFAVEALERGHDVVVTARDAANVQDLADTYPEHALALDLDVTDPAQVSLAVDEATARFGGVDVLVNNAGYGYRAAVEEGDDEDVARLFDTQFHGSVRMIKAVLPGMRERRSGTIVNLSSIGAARTGAGSGYYGAVKAAIEQMTMALRTELAPLGIVATVVAPGSFRTDFSGRSLTQSSTVIDDYAETAGKRRKENDTTDGTQPNDPALGAKVLVDAVEQGAPFYLLLGGDAVEIVTGALDDLRADVDAWAERSRSTAYEAS; this is encoded by the coding sequence ATGACGACCTGGCTGATCACGGGATGCTCCACGGGACTCGGGCGCGCCTTCGCGGTCGAGGCGCTGGAGCGCGGGCACGACGTCGTCGTCACGGCGCGCGATGCTGCGAACGTGCAGGACCTCGCCGACACGTACCCCGAGCACGCGCTCGCGCTCGACCTCGACGTGACGGATCCCGCGCAGGTGTCGCTCGCGGTCGACGAGGCCACGGCCCGGTTCGGCGGCGTCGACGTGCTCGTCAACAACGCGGGCTACGGCTACCGCGCGGCCGTCGAGGAGGGCGACGACGAGGACGTCGCGCGCCTCTTCGACACCCAGTTCCACGGCAGCGTCCGCATGATCAAGGCCGTGCTGCCCGGCATGCGCGAGCGCCGCAGCGGCACGATCGTGAACCTCTCGTCCATCGGCGCAGCGCGTACGGGCGCCGGATCCGGCTACTACGGCGCCGTGAAGGCCGCGATCGAGCAGATGACCATGGCGCTGCGCACCGAGCTCGCGCCGCTCGGGATCGTCGCGACGGTGGTGGCGCCCGGATCCTTCCGCACCGACTTCTCCGGCCGCTCGCTCACGCAGTCGTCCACCGTGATCGACGACTACGCGGAGACCGCCGGCAAGCGCCGCAAGGAGAACGACACCACCGACGGCACGCAGCCGAACGACCCCGCGCTCGGCGCGAAGGTGCTCGTGGACGCGGTCGAGCAGGGCGCTCCCTTCTATCTCCTGCTCGGCGGCGACGCGGTCGAGATCGTCACGGGCGCGCTCGACGACCTGCGCGCCGACGTCGACGCGTGGGCGGAGCGCAGCCGGTCGACGGCGTACGAAGCCAGCTGA
- a CDS encoding LacI family DNA-binding transcriptional regulator, whose translation MREVAARAGVSIATVSFVVNGTKAVSEPTRRAVTEAMQELGYRNNVVARALASKRTRIVALLFPADVQRLSRIALEIFMSAATRASELGYHLVLWPTGTSPDDVSDLVSGRLVDGVIVMEVRMDDSRISELAALDVPFVSIGRTADTHDLPFVDMDFERTVADGIDHLQALGHRRFGLMVEDLEGGPLRGYGPTTRTERAFLQETASRGLGGQVARCAPTPVGGRAAAGELLAADPGITAVMLLNDQAARGLISGFDAAGRHVPEDVSILSLASSTEVGALVEPALSTMDAPGPELGRLAVEMLLARLDGTATELPHALLPCLLHVAASTGPAPAAR comes from the coding sequence ATGCGAGAGGTCGCCGCGCGCGCGGGGGTCTCGATCGCCACGGTCTCCTTCGTCGTCAACGGCACCAAGGCCGTCTCCGAGCCGACCAGGCGGGCCGTCACCGAGGCGATGCAGGAGCTCGGCTACCGCAACAACGTCGTGGCCCGCGCGCTCGCCAGCAAGCGCACCCGGATCGTCGCGCTGCTGTTCCCCGCCGACGTGCAGCGCCTCAGCCGCATCGCCCTCGAGATCTTCATGAGCGCCGCCACGCGGGCATCCGAGCTCGGCTACCACCTCGTGCTCTGGCCCACCGGCACCTCGCCGGACGACGTGTCCGACCTGGTGAGCGGCCGGCTCGTCGACGGCGTGATCGTGATGGAGGTGCGCATGGACGACTCGCGCATCAGCGAGCTCGCGGCGCTCGACGTGCCGTTCGTCTCCATCGGGCGCACGGCGGACACGCACGACCTGCCGTTCGTCGACATGGACTTCGAGCGCACCGTCGCCGACGGGATCGACCACCTCCAGGCCCTCGGCCACCGCCGGTTCGGGCTCATGGTGGAGGACCTCGAGGGCGGGCCGCTGCGCGGATACGGGCCGACGACGCGCACCGAGCGGGCCTTCCTGCAGGAGACGGCGTCGCGCGGGCTCGGCGGCCAGGTGGCCCGGTGCGCGCCGACGCCCGTGGGGGGACGCGCGGCGGCGGGCGAGCTGCTGGCGGCGGATCCGGGGATCACGGCGGTCATGCTCCTCAACGACCAGGCGGCGCGCGGCCTCATCTCGGGGTTCGACGCGGCGGGGCGGCACGTCCCGGAGGACGTCTCGATCCTGTCGCTCGCGTCGTCGACCGAGGTGGGCGCGCTCGTGGAGCCCGCCCTCAGCACCATGGACGCGCCGGGCCCCGAGCTCGGCCGCCTCGCCGTCGAGATGCTGCTCGCGCGGCTCGACGGCACGGCGACGGAGCTGCCGCACGCGCTCCTGCCGTGCCTCCTGCACGTGGCGGCGTCGACCGGGCCGGCGCCGGCCGCCCGCTGA
- a CDS encoding YcnI family protein, with translation MPSRTPSTSRRVVAGAAVGLALAVSAPLAASAHVELDASTTAPASLSVLTFAVGHGCEGSATTALAIRFPTDVQAVKPTLAPGWSVAEQEAADGTTVTYTADTPLPDDLRATVQVEALLPVNGAAGDVVTFPTLQTCVAGSTDWAETPAAGTEPDHPAPAITLTDAATASGSGMAGMGAASATGTEASAAAAAVAPVDPVARLLGLGALVVGVVAVMLLTIGMRRPQQGGRR, from the coding sequence ATGCCCTCCCGCACCCCATCCACCTCGCGCCGCGTCGTCGCCGGCGCCGCCGTCGGCCTCGCGCTCGCCGTGTCGGCGCCGCTCGCCGCCTCCGCGCACGTCGAGCTCGACGCGTCCACCACCGCCCCCGCCTCGCTCAGCGTCCTGACCTTCGCGGTCGGGCACGGCTGCGAGGGATCCGCCACCACGGCCCTCGCGATCCGCTTCCCCACGGACGTGCAGGCCGTGAAGCCCACGCTCGCGCCCGGCTGGTCGGTCGCGGAGCAGGAGGCGGCCGACGGCACGACCGTCACCTACACGGCCGACACCCCGCTGCCCGACGACCTGCGCGCGACCGTGCAGGTCGAGGCGCTGCTGCCCGTCAACGGCGCGGCCGGCGATGTCGTGACGTTCCCGACGCTGCAGACCTGCGTCGCCGGATCCACCGACTGGGCCGAGACGCCCGCCGCGGGCACCGAGCCCGACCACCCGGCGCCGGCGATCACGCTGACCGACGCCGCGACCGCGAGCGGCAGCGGCATGGCCGGCATGGGCGCGGCCTCGGCGACGGGCACGGAGGCCAGCGCGGCCGCCGCGGCCGTCGCGCCCGTCGACCCGGTCGCGCGCCTCCTCGGACTCGGCGCCCTCGTGGTGGGCGTCGTCGCCGTGATGCTCCTCACCATCGGCATGCGCCGCCCGCAGCAGGGCGGCCGCCGATGA
- a CDS encoding matrixin family metalloprotease, giving the protein MRSPAPARRRGRVALLATAGLASLAALAVAAPAQAFNREGPHWPTAKLTVDTTAVPAGTFHDALADAAAEYTARTHASVTTEDTTGSPWSAQVIDAGDDGYEGYSTWSYDGDDHTYTASMHLNTEYLDDSMPTTRLKVVWEHETGHVLGLAHVPGIDHVMYYRASDAYEDGVDGLTDDEVAGIDSLY; this is encoded by the coding sequence ATGAGATCACCCGCCCCTGCCCGCCGACGCGGTCGCGTCGCCCTGCTCGCCACCGCGGGCCTGGCATCGCTGGCCGCCCTGGCCGTCGCCGCACCGGCCCAGGCCTTCAACCGCGAGGGCCCGCACTGGCCCACCGCGAAGCTGACCGTGGACACGACCGCGGTCCCCGCTGGCACGTTCCACGACGCCCTCGCCGACGCGGCCGCCGAGTACACCGCGCGCACCCACGCGTCGGTCACCACGGAGGACACGACGGGCTCGCCCTGGAGCGCCCAGGTCATCGACGCGGGAGACGACGGCTACGAGGGCTACTCGACCTGGAGCTACGACGGGGACGACCACACGTACACGGCGTCCATGCACCTCAACACCGAGTACCTCGACGACTCGATGCCGACCACGCGCCTGAAGGTCGTGTGGGAGCACGAGACGGGCCACGTGCTCGGGCTCGCGCACGTCCCCGGCATCGACCACGTCATGTACTACCGGGCATCCGACGCCTACGAGGACGGCGTGGACGGCCTCACCGACGACGAGGTCGCCGGGATCGACTCCCTCTACTGA
- a CDS encoding VOC family protein yields MTTSPDRPRLLQTVLDAPDPRRLAEFYRELLGFRYRPGDAPEETGPDPDWLVLVDGDGSRRLAFQLAPGMPAPRWPKGSPPQMLHLDLTVGSVADLERQRSRAVALGAAVLQDRSADEDEPLYVLRDPAGHPFCVFVAPEPSGAQDL; encoded by the coding sequence ATGACCACCTCGCCCGACCGCCCGCGCCTGCTGCAGACCGTGCTCGACGCGCCGGATCCGCGTCGCCTCGCCGAGTTCTACCGCGAGCTCCTCGGCTTCCGGTACCGGCCGGGCGACGCGCCCGAGGAGACGGGGCCGGATCCCGACTGGCTGGTGCTCGTCGACGGCGACGGATCCCGCCGCCTCGCCTTCCAGCTCGCGCCCGGCATGCCCGCGCCCCGCTGGCCCAAGGGATCGCCGCCGCAGATGCTGCACCTCGACCTCACCGTCGGATCCGTCGCCGACCTCGAGCGCCAGCGGTCGCGGGCGGTCGCGCTCGGCGCCGCAGTGCTGCAGGACCGGTCGGCGGATGAGGACGAGCCCCTCTACGTGCTGCGGGATCCCGCCGGCCACCCGTTCTGCGTCTTCGTCGCGCCGGAGCCCTCGGGGGCCCAGGACCTCTAG
- a CDS encoding response regulator transcription factor produces MASTLSSAARDDEQAAPAHVPGDAPGDAPRALRVFVVDEEAPITQLLSLALRMEGWDVRVFATGRAAIDAAVEAAPDAILLDMTLPDVSGVEVVGELRRAGVATPVLFLTGRDSLEDRLAAFGAGADDYVTKPFGLEEVVETLRVLFRRRGLAPSMVTAGDLVLDPATGEAWLAGVPLELDPMDLVVVRALAEEPTRRLSRRELVHRLTDAGWGLVAPRALLDLPSVTGRRAGRDQVVLLAAAGDDLVLAPAV; encoded by the coding sequence ATGGCCAGCACCCTGAGCTCCGCCGCACGCGACGACGAGCAGGCGGCGCCCGCGCACGTGCCCGGCGACGCACCCGGCGACGCACCCCGCGCGCTCCGCGTCTTCGTGGTCGACGAGGAGGCGCCCATCACGCAGCTGCTGTCGCTCGCGCTGCGGATGGAGGGCTGGGACGTGCGCGTCTTCGCCACCGGCCGTGCCGCGATCGACGCCGCCGTCGAGGCCGCGCCCGACGCGATCCTGCTCGACATGACGCTGCCCGATGTCTCGGGCGTGGAGGTGGTCGGCGAGCTGCGGCGCGCCGGCGTCGCGACGCCCGTGCTGTTCCTCACCGGCCGCGACTCGCTCGAGGACCGGCTCGCGGCCTTCGGCGCGGGCGCCGACGACTACGTCACCAAGCCGTTCGGCCTCGAGGAGGTCGTCGAGACGCTGCGCGTGCTCTTCCGCCGACGTGGCCTCGCTCCGAGCATGGTCACCGCGGGCGACCTCGTGCTCGACCCGGCCACGGGCGAGGCGTGGCTCGCGGGCGTGCCGCTGGAGCTGGATCCGATGGACCTCGTCGTCGTGCGGGCGCTCGCCGAGGAGCCGACCCGGCGGCTCTCCCGCCGCGAGCTCGTGCACCGCCTCACGGACGCCGGCTGGGGCCTCGTCGCCCCGCGCGCGCTCCTCGACCTGCCGTCCGTGACGGGCCGCCGCGCGGGCCGCGACCAGGTCGTCCTGCTCGCCGCGGCGGGCGACGACCTCGTGCTCGCGCCCGCCGTCTGA
- a CDS encoding isochorismatase family protein, producing MTASTALLVIDLQVGVMPGCLDADGVVARTSSLVGRARANGTPVVWIQDHHGFAVGDPDWALVPPLARAAGEPLVRKAHRDSFADTDLAEVLARLGTTRIVVAGAQTDYCVRTTLQSAAARGFDVTLVGDAHTTADALHEGVAIGAAKIVAHTDLYFATLRHPGIVSTVEPHDTVTL from the coding sequence ATGACCGCATCCACGGCCCTCCTCGTGATCGATCTCCAGGTCGGGGTGATGCCCGGCTGCCTCGACGCCGACGGGGTGGTGGCGCGCACGTCGTCGCTCGTCGGGCGCGCCCGCGCGAACGGGACTCCGGTGGTGTGGATCCAGGACCACCACGGCTTCGCGGTGGGCGACCCCGACTGGGCGCTCGTGCCGCCGCTCGCGCGGGCGGCCGGCGAGCCGCTCGTGCGGAAGGCGCATCGCGACTCCTTCGCCGACACCGACCTCGCCGAGGTGCTCGCGCGGCTCGGGACCACGCGGATCGTGGTCGCGGGCGCCCAGACCGACTACTGCGTGCGCACGACGCTGCAGAGCGCCGCCGCACGCGGGTTCGACGTGACGCTCGTCGGTGATGCGCACACCACGGCGGATGCGCTGCACGAGGGCGTCGCGATCGGCGCGGCGAAGATCGTGGCCCACACCGACCTCTACTTCGCGACGCTGCGGCACCCGGGGATCGTGTCGACCGTGGAGCCGCACGACACCGTGACGCTCTAG